In Acidovorax sp. GBBC 1281, a single window of DNA contains:
- a CDS encoding electron transfer flavoprotein subunit beta/FixA family protein has translation MKVLVPVKRVVDYNVKVRVKSDNTGVDIANVKMSMNPFDEIAVEEAVRLKEKGVVTEVIAVSCGVAQCQETLRTAMAIGADRAILVETTEELQPLAVAKILKALVDKEQPQLIILGKQAIDDDANQTGQMLAALADLPQATFASKVEVSGDKVNVTREVDGGLETISLTLPAVVTTDLRLNEPRYVTLPNIMKAKKKQLDTVKPEDLGVDVKPRLKTLKVSEPPKRGAGIKVPDVAALVDKLKNEAKVI, from the coding sequence ATGAAGGTTTTGGTCCCTGTCAAGCGCGTGGTGGACTACAACGTGAAGGTCCGAGTGAAGTCGGACAACACGGGTGTGGACATCGCGAACGTGAAGATGAGCATGAACCCCTTTGACGAAATCGCCGTCGAGGAGGCCGTGCGCCTGAAGGAAAAGGGCGTGGTGACCGAAGTCATCGCCGTCTCCTGCGGCGTCGCGCAGTGCCAGGAAACGCTGCGCACCGCCATGGCCATCGGTGCCGACCGTGCCATCCTGGTGGAGACCACCGAAGAGCTGCAGCCCCTGGCCGTGGCCAAGATCCTGAAGGCGCTGGTGGACAAGGAGCAGCCCCAACTCATCATCCTGGGCAAGCAGGCCATCGACGACGATGCCAACCAGACCGGGCAGATGCTCGCCGCGCTCGCCGACCTGCCGCAGGCCACCTTCGCCTCCAAGGTGGAAGTGAGCGGCGACAAGGTCAACGTCACACGCGAAGTCGATGGCGGTCTGGAGACCATCTCCCTCACGCTGCCGGCCGTGGTCACCACCGACCTGCGCCTGAACGAGCCGCGCTACGTCACCTTGCCCAACATCATGAAGGCCAAGAAAAAGCAGCTCGATACCGTCAAGCCCGAAGACCTCGGTGTGGACGTGAAGCCCCGCCTGAAGACCCTGAAGGTCTCCGAACCGCCGAAGCGCGGCGCCGGCATCAAGGTGCCCGACGTGGCCGCCCTGGTGGACAAGCTCAAGAACGAAGCAAAGGTGATCTGA
- a CDS encoding enoyl-CoA hydratase gives MTTPSAPLNPLAVSRDARGVVTLTLDDPARFNALGDGMLAALQQALADVARDDTARVVVLAASGKAFCAGHNLKDMAAHPDKAWYQKLFAQCSRMMLAIQQLPVPVIARVQGMATAAGCQLVAQCDLAVAADNATFATSGIHYGLFCATPSVPLLRNVPLKRAMEMLLTGDFIDARTAQAQGLVNRVVPQAQLDAEVERLVQSIVEKPRAAVAMGKALVYQQRELGVEAAYQLAGQAMATNMMDAAAQEGARAFAEKRTPAWKPAR, from the coding sequence ATGACGACCCCTTCCGCCCCACTGAACCCCCTGGCCGTTTCGCGCGATGCGCGCGGCGTCGTCACTCTCACGCTGGACGACCCCGCGCGCTTCAACGCGCTGGGCGACGGCATGCTCGCCGCGCTGCAGCAGGCGCTGGCCGACGTGGCCCGCGACGACACCGCGCGGGTGGTGGTGCTGGCCGCCAGTGGCAAGGCCTTTTGCGCCGGCCACAACCTGAAGGACATGGCCGCCCACCCCGACAAGGCCTGGTACCAGAAGCTCTTCGCCCAGTGCAGCCGCATGATGCTCGCCATCCAGCAGCTGCCCGTGCCGGTGATCGCCCGCGTGCAGGGCATGGCCACGGCGGCCGGCTGCCAGCTGGTGGCGCAGTGCGACCTGGCGGTGGCGGCGGACAACGCCACGTTCGCCACCAGTGGCATCCACTACGGCCTGTTCTGCGCCACGCCCAGCGTGCCGCTGCTGCGCAACGTGCCGCTCAAGCGCGCCATGGAAATGCTGCTGACGGGCGACTTCATCGATGCGCGCACCGCGCAGGCGCAAGGGCTGGTGAACCGCGTGGTGCCGCAGGCGCAACTCGATGCCGAGGTCGAACGGCTCGTGCAGTCCATCGTGGAAAAGCCCCGCGCCGCGGTCGCCATGGGCAAGGCCCTGGTCTACCAGCAGCGCGAACTGGGCGTGGAGGCGGCCTACCAGCTCGCGGGCCAGGCCATGGCCACCAACATGATGGACGCGGCGGCGCAGGAGGGCGCGCGCGCCTTCGCCGAAAAACGCACGCCGGCCTGGAAGCCGGCGCGCTGA
- a CDS encoding histone deacetylase family protein, which produces MTVGMTGYFTHRECWKHEMGPGHPECPARLDAIEDRLLATGVADALERIQAPEASLADIELAHDRRHVDALRGMSERLAEELLAGGPAHAQIDPDTSINTHTWNAALRAAGAALAATDAVMAGELENAFCCVRPPGHHATRDKAMGFCFFNNVAIAARYALKRHGLRRVAVVDFDVHHGNGTEDILAGDDRVLMVGIFQHPFYPYSGDRDPAPNMLNVPVAAYTRGMDIRELIEMLWIPRLEAFKPEMIFVSAGFDGHREDDMGQLGLTEQDYTWITQRVKDVARRHSKGRIVSCLEGGYMMDALARSVEAHVRVLADL; this is translated from the coding sequence ATGACTGTGGGCATGACAGGCTATTTCACCCATCGCGAATGCTGGAAGCACGAGATGGGCCCGGGGCATCCCGAATGCCCGGCGCGGCTGGATGCCATCGAGGACCGACTGCTCGCCACCGGCGTGGCCGACGCGCTGGAACGCATCCAGGCCCCCGAGGCGTCGCTGGCCGACATCGAGCTGGCGCACGACCGCCGCCATGTGGACGCCCTGCGCGGCATGTCCGAGCGCCTGGCCGAAGAGCTGCTCGCCGGCGGCCCGGCGCATGCGCAGATCGACCCCGACACCTCCATCAACACCCACACCTGGAACGCCGCGCTGCGCGCCGCCGGCGCGGCCCTGGCCGCCACCGATGCGGTGATGGCGGGCGAACTGGAGAACGCCTTCTGCTGCGTGCGCCCGCCGGGCCACCACGCCACGCGCGACAAGGCCATGGGGTTTTGCTTCTTCAACAACGTGGCCATCGCCGCGCGCTACGCGCTCAAGCGCCACGGCCTGCGCCGCGTGGCGGTGGTGGATTTCGACGTGCACCACGGCAACGGCACCGAGGACATCCTGGCCGGCGACGACCGCGTGCTGATGGTGGGCATCTTCCAGCATCCGTTCTATCCCTACAGCGGCGACCGCGATCCGGCGCCCAACATGCTCAACGTGCCCGTGGCCGCCTACACGCGCGGCATGGACATCCGCGAACTGATCGAGATGCTGTGGATTCCGCGGCTGGAGGCCTTCAAGCCCGAGATGATCTTCGTGAGTGCCGGCTTCGACGGCCACCGCGAGGACGACATGGGCCAGCTCGGCCTGACCGAGCAGGACTACACCTGGATCACCCAGCGCGTGAAGGACGTGGCCCGCCGCCATTCCAAGGGCCGCATCGTCTCGTGCCTGGAGGGCGGCTACATGATGGACGCCCTGGCGCGCAGCGTGGAAGCCCACGTGCGCGTGCTGGCCGACCTCTGA
- a CDS encoding mechanosensitive ion channel family protein, with protein sequence MEIFDTLSRDFNNSSTWLEIAVLAACIALAYLASRAVGRQQPADSVWFGRRTVDGLMFPLLSLALVYAARVGVEHYQPVFLLRVAVPVLTSLVLIRFFARVLTAAFPRSAAMRLVERIVSWVAWGVAVLWIVGLLPLVRQELADINISFGKSQVSLLMLLQGVLSAGLVMVLALWVSSTFERRVLSNAVNDLSMRKVAVNATRAVLLMIGMLFALSAVGVDLTALSVLGGAVGVGLGFGLQKLASNYVSGFVILLERSLRIGDNVRVDGFEGRITDIKTRYTLIRAGNGRESIVPNETLITQRVENLSDADRKFNVTTNIVVGYDSEVAQVQQILCEAAAAQARVLKEPQPVAYLVNFAPDGLEFSLNFWISDPSAGSVNLRSAINIAILDGLRGAGIDIPYPQRVVQIRGDAVPPASAGAVAEVPVPAPQRPEAGAAGL encoded by the coding sequence ATGGAAATCTTCGACACCCTGTCGCGCGACTTCAACAACTCCAGCACCTGGCTGGAGATCGCCGTGCTCGCGGCCTGCATCGCCCTGGCCTACCTGGCCAGCCGCGCGGTGGGGCGCCAGCAGCCGGCCGATTCGGTGTGGTTCGGGCGGCGCACCGTCGATGGGCTGATGTTCCCGTTGCTCTCGCTGGCGCTGGTGTACGCGGCGCGCGTGGGCGTGGAGCATTACCAGCCGGTGTTCCTGCTGCGCGTGGCGGTGCCGGTGCTGACCTCGCTGGTGCTGATCCGCTTCTTCGCGCGGGTGCTGACCGCCGCGTTCCCGCGCTCGGCGGCCATGCGGCTGGTCGAGCGCATCGTCTCGTGGGTGGCCTGGGGCGTGGCCGTGCTGTGGATCGTGGGGCTGCTGCCGCTGGTGCGCCAGGAACTGGCCGACATCAACATCAGCTTCGGCAAGTCGCAGGTCAGCTTGCTCATGCTGCTGCAGGGCGTGCTGTCGGCGGGGCTGGTGATGGTGCTGGCGCTGTGGGTGTCGTCCACGTTCGAGCGCCGCGTGCTGAGCAATGCCGTCAACGACCTGTCCATGCGCAAGGTGGCGGTGAACGCCACGCGCGCGGTGCTGCTGATGATCGGCATGCTGTTCGCCCTGTCGGCCGTGGGCGTGGACCTGACCGCGCTGTCGGTGCTGGGCGGCGCGGTGGGCGTGGGCCTGGGGTTCGGGCTGCAAAAGCTCGCCTCCAACTACGTGAGCGGCTTCGTCATCCTGCTGGAGCGCTCGCTGCGCATCGGCGACAACGTGCGGGTCGATGGCTTCGAGGGCCGCATCACCGACATCAAGACGCGCTACACCCTCATCCGCGCGGGCAACGGCCGCGAGTCCATCGTGCCGAACGAAACCCTCATCACCCAGCGGGTGGAGAACCTCTCCGACGCCGATCGCAAGTTCAACGTCACCACCAACATCGTCGTCGGCTACGACAGCGAGGTGGCGCAGGTGCAGCAGATCCTGTGCGAGGCCGCCGCCGCGCAGGCGCGCGTGCTGAAAGAGCCGCAGCCCGTGGCCTACCTGGTCAACTTCGCGCCCGACGGGCTGGAGTTCAGCCTGAACTTCTGGATCAGCGATCCCTCCGCCGGCTCGGTCAACCTGCGCTCGGCCATCAACATCGCCATCCTGGACGGGCTTCGCGGGGCGGGCATCGACATTCCCTACCCGCAGCGGGTGGTGCAGATCCGGGGCGACGCCGTGCCCCCGGCATCGGCCGGCGCTGTCGCCGAAGTGCCAGTGCCCGCACCGCAGCGCCCGGAGGCCGGCGCCGCTGGCCTATAA
- a CDS encoding acyl-CoA dehydrogenase — MSYTAPVKDMLFAIEHLANIEQVAQLPGFEDAGLDTAQAVLQECARFNEGVVAPLNVAGDRNPSSWKDGVVTTTPGFKEAFRQYAEGGWQGLQHPADFGGQGLPKTIGAACIEMCNSANLSFALCPLLTDGAIEALLTAGSDALKATYLEKLVTGEWTGTMNLTEPQAGSDLALVRTRAEPQGDGTYKVFGTKIFITYGEHDMAANIVHLVLARVQGAPEGVKGISLFVVPKFLVNADGSLGARNDAHCVSIEHKLGIKASPTAVLQFGDHGGAVGYLVGEENRGLEYMFIMMNAARYAVGVQGIAVAERAYQQAVAYAKDRVQSRPVDGSVKASATIIHHPDVRRMLMTMRACTEGCRAIATVAAAAYDASHHHPDAETRRQNTAFYEFMVPLVKGYSTEMSLEVTSLGVQVHGGMGFIEETGAAQHYRDAKILTIYEGTTAIQANDLVGRKTARDGGQTAKAIAAQIQATEGELDASGTPAARAVARRLSQARAAFLEVVDFIAASAKARPNAAYAGSVPYLMLAGNLVAGWQMGRALLAAERLLPEGRDEAFLRAKIATAQFYADHILVKAGGLRDAIVEGADSVTALAPEAF, encoded by the coding sequence ATGAGTTACACCGCCCCCGTCAAGGACATGCTGTTCGCGATCGAGCACCTTGCGAACATCGAGCAGGTGGCGCAGCTGCCCGGCTTCGAGGATGCCGGCCTCGACACCGCCCAGGCGGTGCTGCAGGAATGCGCCCGCTTCAACGAGGGCGTGGTGGCGCCATTGAACGTCGCAGGGGACCGCAACCCGTCGTCCTGGAAGGACGGGGTGGTCACGACCACGCCGGGGTTCAAGGAGGCCTTTCGCCAGTACGCCGAGGGCGGCTGGCAGGGCCTGCAGCACCCGGCCGACTTCGGCGGCCAGGGGCTGCCCAAGACCATCGGCGCCGCGTGCATCGAGATGTGCAACAGCGCCAACCTGAGCTTCGCTCTGTGCCCGCTGCTGACCGACGGCGCCATCGAGGCGCTGCTGACGGCCGGCAGCGACGCCCTCAAGGCCACCTACCTCGAAAAGCTGGTGACCGGCGAGTGGACCGGCACCATGAACCTCACCGAGCCCCAGGCCGGCTCGGACCTGGCACTGGTGCGCACGCGCGCCGAACCCCAGGGGGACGGCACCTACAAGGTGTTCGGCACCAAGATCTTCATCACCTACGGCGAACACGACATGGCCGCCAACATCGTGCACCTCGTGCTGGCGCGCGTGCAGGGCGCGCCCGAGGGCGTGAAGGGCATCAGCCTCTTCGTAGTGCCGAAGTTCTTGGTGAACGCCGACGGCAGCCTGGGCGCGCGCAACGACGCGCATTGCGTGTCCATCGAGCACAAGCTGGGCATCAAGGCATCGCCCACCGCCGTGCTGCAGTTCGGCGACCACGGAGGCGCCGTGGGCTATCTCGTGGGCGAGGAAAACCGCGGCCTCGAATACATGTTCATCATGATGAACGCGGCCCGCTATGCCGTGGGCGTGCAGGGCATCGCGGTGGCCGAGCGCGCCTACCAGCAGGCCGTGGCCTATGCGAAGGACCGCGTGCAGAGCCGGCCCGTGGATGGCAGCGTGAAGGCCAGCGCCACCATCATCCACCACCCCGACGTGCGCCGCATGCTCATGACAATGCGCGCCTGTACCGAGGGCTGCCGCGCCATTGCCACCGTGGCCGCGGCCGCCTACGACGCCTCGCACCACCATCCCGATGCCGAGACGCGCCGGCAGAACACGGCGTTCTACGAATTCATGGTGCCGCTGGTCAAGGGCTACAGCACCGAAATGAGCCTGGAGGTCACCAGCCTGGGCGTGCAGGTGCACGGCGGCATGGGCTTCATCGAGGAGACCGGCGCCGCGCAGCATTACCGCGACGCCAAGATCCTCACCATCTACGAAGGCACCACCGCCATCCAGGCCAACGACCTCGTGGGCCGCAAGACGGCGCGCGACGGCGGCCAGACGGCCAAGGCCATCGCCGCGCAGATCCAGGCGACCGAGGGCGAACTGGATGCCAGCGGCACGCCCGCGGCCCGCGCGGTGGCCCGTCGCCTGTCCCAGGCCCGCGCGGCGTTCCTGGAGGTGGTGGATTTCATCGCCGCCAGCGCCAAGGCCCGGCCCAATGCCGCCTACGCGGGCAGCGTGCCGTACCTGATGCTGGCCGGCAACCTGGTGGCGGGCTGGCAGATGGGCCGCGCGCTGCTGGCGGCCGAGCGGCTGTTGCCCGAGGGACGGGACGAAGCCTTCCTGCGCGCCAAGATCGCCACCGCGCAGTTCTACGCGGACCACATCCTGGTCAAGGCCGGCGGCCTGCGCGATGCCATCGTGGAGGGCGCCGACAGCGTCACCGCGCTGGCACCCGAGGCTTTCTGA
- a CDS encoding electron transfer flavoprotein subunit alpha/FixB family protein, producing MTALVIAEHDNASIKPSTLNTVTAAVACGGDVHVLVAGNGADAAAQAAAQIAGVSKVILADGASLKDGLAENVAAQVLAIAASYSHILFPATAGGKNVAPRVAAKLDVAQISDITKVDSPDTFERPIYAGNAIATVQSGDATKVITVRTTGFDAAAATGGSAAVEKQDAAADSGKSSFVGREVTKSDRPELTAAKIIVSGGRALGSSEKFTEVMTPLADKLGAAIGASRAAVDAGYAPNDLQVGQTGKIVAPQLYIAAGISGAIQHLAGMKDSKVIVAINKDPEAPIFSVADYGLEADLFTAVPELVKAL from the coding sequence ATGACAGCCCTCGTAATTGCTGAACACGACAACGCCAGCATCAAGCCCTCCACCCTGAACACCGTGACGGCCGCCGTGGCCTGCGGTGGCGACGTGCACGTGCTGGTGGCGGGCAACGGCGCCGATGCCGCCGCCCAGGCCGCCGCGCAGATCGCCGGCGTCAGCAAGGTCATCCTGGCCGATGGCGCGAGCCTCAAGGACGGCCTGGCCGAGAACGTCGCCGCGCAGGTGCTCGCCATCGCCGCCAGCTACAGCCACATTCTGTTCCCCGCCACCGCCGGCGGCAAGAACGTGGCTCCCCGCGTGGCCGCCAAGCTCGACGTCGCCCAGATCAGCGACATCACCAAGGTGGACAGCCCCGACACCTTTGAGCGTCCCATCTACGCCGGCAACGCCATCGCCACGGTGCAGAGCGGCGATGCGACCAAGGTCATCACCGTGCGCACCACCGGTTTCGATGCCGCAGCCGCCACCGGTGGGTCCGCCGCCGTCGAGAAACAGGATGCCGCTGCCGATTCCGGCAAGAGCAGCTTCGTGGGCCGCGAAGTGACCAAGAGCGACCGTCCCGAACTCACCGCCGCCAAGATCATCGTATCGGGCGGCCGCGCGCTGGGCAGCAGCGAGAAGTTCACCGAAGTCATGACGCCCCTGGCCGACAAGCTGGGCGCGGCCATCGGCGCCAGCCGCGCCGCGGTGGATGCGGGCTACGCACCCAACGACCTGCAGGTGGGCCAGACGGGCAAGATCGTGGCGCCGCAGCTGTACATCGCGGCCGGCATCTCGGGCGCGATCCAGCATCTGGCGGGCATGAAGGACTCCAAGGTGATCGTGGCGATCAACAAGGACCCCGAGGCGCCGATCTTCAGCGTGGCCGACTACGGCCTGGAGGCCGACCTGTTCACGGCCGTGCCGGAACTGGTCAAGGCGCTCTGA